A window from Trinickia violacea encodes these proteins:
- a CDS encoding FMN-dependent NADH-azoreductase, translated as MPTLLHIESSPRKRRSASLDVARAYLDAYRDAHPDHRIDALDLWSVGLPEFDGDALDAKYADLSGTPLSKSQQQAWTSIRALAQRLHDADTLLFSVPLWNFSIPYKLKQFIDVVSHRNILFSFDERGMTGLLKDKQAVVIYARGLDYSMDSSTPAHSFDFQRPFMETWLRSVGVTDVESIVLEKTLLGPEVDEAARQAARERAVALARATSVQPAIE; from the coding sequence ATGCCGACCTTACTGCATATCGAATCGTCGCCCCGTAAGCGGCGATCTGCGTCGCTTGACGTCGCGCGCGCGTATCTGGACGCTTATCGCGACGCGCATCCAGACCATCGGATCGATGCGCTCGATCTGTGGTCAGTCGGGTTGCCGGAGTTCGACGGCGACGCGCTCGATGCCAAATATGCGGACCTGAGCGGCACGCCGCTCAGCAAATCCCAACAGCAGGCGTGGACGAGCATCCGGGCGCTCGCGCAGCGGTTGCACGACGCCGATACGCTGCTCTTCTCCGTGCCGCTGTGGAATTTCTCGATCCCGTACAAGCTCAAGCAGTTCATTGATGTCGTCTCGCACCGGAACATCCTCTTCTCTTTCGACGAGCGAGGGATGACGGGATTGCTGAAAGACAAGCAGGCGGTGGTCATCTATGCGAGAGGTCTCGACTATTCAATGGACTCGAGCACACCCGCACATTCGTTCGATTTTCAGCGGCCGTTTATGGAAACGTGGCTGCGATCCGTCGGCGTGACCGACGTTGAATCGATCGTCCTCGAGAAAACACTCCTAGGTCCCGAAGTGGACGAAGCGGCCAGACAGGCTGCGCGCGAGCGCGCAGTGGCGCTGGCGCGAGCGACTTCTGTTCAGCCGGCAATTGAGTAA